One window from the genome of Rubinisphaera margarita encodes:
- a CDS encoding sigma-70 family RNA polymerase sigma factor — protein sequence MTTTVLIPASENEKRGEHAATAMSRDNASTLSDITTNRSSLNELWSQAEPVVKGFLLASLPQSCDADDVLQEVALEVSRRFEDYDPSRPFAPWALWIAKIKTADFFRRTYRDRHLLVGDALEPLAAAACRASLKLQEQSDALEECLKSLSSKNRKLITLRYREGLSPARIADELETSSGTVRVLLHRIRTALGKCIESRLQQEGQK from the coding sequence ATGACGACGACAGTTCTGATCCCCGCGTCTGAGAATGAGAAACGTGGCGAGCATGCCGCTACTGCGATGAGTCGAGACAACGCGTCGACCCTGTCTGATATTACCACAAACCGCAGCTCCCTGAACGAACTCTGGTCTCAGGCGGAGCCGGTCGTGAAAGGCTTCCTGCTGGCGTCCCTGCCTCAGTCCTGCGATGCGGACGACGTGCTTCAGGAAGTCGCTCTGGAGGTTTCCCGGCGATTTGAAGACTACGACCCCAGTCGCCCGTTCGCCCCGTGGGCATTGTGGATCGCGAAGATCAAAACGGCCGACTTTTTTCGTCGCACCTATCGGGATCGCCATCTGCTTGTCGGGGATGCGCTGGAACCGCTCGCGGCAGCGGCCTGTCGAGCGTCACTCAAACTTCAGGAGCAATCCGATGCTCTTGAAGAATGCCTGAAATCGCTGAGCAGCAAGAACCGGAAACTGATCACCCTGCGCTATCGCGAAGGCTTGTCTCCGGCTCGAATCGCCGATGAGCTGGAAACGTCCTCTGGAACTGTTCGAGTGCTGCTCCATCGCATCCGCACGGCGCTGGGAAAGTGCATTGAAAGTCGGTTGCAGCAGGAGGGCCAGAAATGA
- a CDS encoding phosphodiester glycosidase family protein — MIVQLDSPLEEISIDLPPVVIWTEQRQEPRPLATSYMRVDLHSSLIDLFVMVGDDPDGDGPAEATLTMPVDLMNQGDALAAVNANAFSKVHPEDRFLPWSEGMHVNMIGMAVSDGQFCSPLDNPRYSNSQVAFWINALRVPQISRPAESVDVRQAVGDFCAVLIQDGQLIPEEGGPRHPRTALGFDESDRFLLLVVVDGRRDGYSDGMTMHELARLLQDHGCRHAINLDGGGSSIMLHREQKSEVPVTVNRPSSDVHRPIPAMIGVRRRERL; from the coding sequence TTGATCGTCCAACTCGACAGTCCCCTTGAAGAGATCTCAATCGATCTCCCTCCCGTCGTCATCTGGACGGAGCAGCGACAGGAACCGCGACCGCTGGCCACTTCGTATATGCGGGTCGATCTGCATTCTTCGCTGATCGACCTGTTCGTGATGGTCGGAGACGATCCCGACGGAGACGGACCGGCAGAAGCGACGCTGACCATGCCGGTCGACCTGATGAATCAAGGGGACGCTCTGGCTGCGGTCAACGCCAACGCGTTCAGCAAAGTTCATCCGGAAGATCGTTTTCTGCCGTGGAGCGAGGGGATGCACGTCAACATGATCGGCATGGCGGTGTCAGACGGGCAGTTCTGCAGCCCTCTCGATAACCCTCGGTATTCCAACAGTCAGGTCGCCTTCTGGATCAATGCGTTGAGGGTGCCGCAGATCAGCCGCCCCGCCGAGTCGGTCGACGTCCGACAGGCGGTTGGAGATTTCTGTGCCGTTCTTATTCAGGACGGGCAGCTGATTCCCGAAGAAGGCGGACCTCGTCATCCGCGGACGGCTCTGGGTTTCGATGAATCGGATCGATTTCTGCTGCTGGTTGTTGTCGATGGACGCCGGGATGGCTACAGCGATGGCATGACGATGCATGAACTGGCCAGGTTGCTGCAGGATCACGGCTGCCGGCACGCCATCAATCTGGACGGCGGCGGCAGCTCGATCATGCTGCATCGCGAGCAGAAATCGGAAGTCCCGGTCACGGTGAATCGGCCTTCCAGTGATGTTCATCGTCCAATTCCAGCCATGATCGGAGTGCGCCGCCGCGAGCGGCTGTAG
- a CDS encoding quinone-dependent dihydroorotate dehydrogenase, giving the protein MSFYSAMIRPLLFRLDAERTHHLTVEACRVAGRIPGTVGVMRACFEVDEPMLHTDVAGLRFSNPIGLAAGWDKSGRALRIIDAMGFGFAEIGSVSARPSTGNPRPRLFRLPEERAIIVNYGLPNDGAECIAKRLEAHCPKHPLGVNLVRTNRGAEASADSADEILDDYAYSASLTHQHSSYLMLNLSCPNAEGGREFFDQSGTIKLLLDRLVPLEMNCPVFLKVAPNDSPARIQRLLEECEEFPFVRGFCFNLPAGKPDSLALTIARDRLANRPGAVAGAPVAGLINRCIARLYREMDQGRYVIIGTGGILDAEEAYLKLRLGASLVQLYTALIYEGPSVPKTICRELVRLLKRDGFESVAEAVGTGNVAHARD; this is encoded by the coding sequence ATGTCGTTCTATTCCGCAATGATTCGTCCGCTGTTGTTTCGTCTCGATGCCGAACGGACGCACCACCTGACCGTGGAAGCGTGCCGTGTCGCAGGACGGATTCCGGGGACTGTCGGCGTCATGCGGGCGTGCTTCGAAGTTGACGAACCGATGCTGCACACAGACGTCGCTGGACTTCGTTTCAGTAATCCCATCGGTCTCGCGGCGGGATGGGACAAGAGCGGACGGGCGCTGCGGATCATTGATGCGATGGGCTTCGGATTTGCCGAAATTGGATCGGTCTCGGCGCGACCCTCAACGGGCAATCCCAGGCCCCGCCTGTTCCGTCTTCCCGAGGAGCGGGCGATCATCGTGAACTATGGCCTGCCGAACGACGGTGCAGAGTGCATTGCTAAGCGACTGGAAGCTCATTGTCCGAAGCATCCCCTGGGAGTGAATCTCGTCAGGACGAATCGCGGAGCCGAGGCATCGGCTGACAGTGCCGACGAGATTCTGGATGACTACGCATACTCGGCATCGCTGACGCATCAGCATTCCAGCTACTTGATGCTCAACCTGAGTTGTCCCAACGCTGAAGGGGGGCGGGAATTCTTCGATCAGTCCGGTACGATCAAACTTCTCCTCGATCGCCTTGTTCCGCTGGAGATGAATTGTCCGGTCTTTCTGAAAGTGGCTCCGAACGACAGTCCCGCCCGAATCCAGCGGCTGCTGGAAGAGTGTGAGGAATTCCCGTTCGTTCGAGGATTCTGCTTCAATCTCCCCGCCGGCAAACCGGATTCACTCGCTCTGACGATTGCCAGAGACAGATTGGCCAACCGTCCGGGAGCGGTGGCTGGTGCTCCTGTCGCAGGACTGATCAATCGCTGTATCGCACGGCTCTATCGCGAAATGGATCAGGGACGGTACGTAATCATCGGAACCGGCGGAATTCTCGATGCGGAAGAGGCTTATCTCAAACTTCGTCTGGGAGCCTCGCTGGTTCAGCTTTACACAGCCCTCATCTATGAAGGCCCGTCTGTTCCAAAGACCATCTGCCGTGAACTCGTCCGACTGTTGAAACGCGATGGCTTCGAGAGCGTCGCTGAAGCGGTTGGCACCGGAAACGTCGCACACGCTCGCGATTGA
- a CDS encoding response regulator encodes MSRVLIVDDSALDRQIAGTWVQKAGCIPLYAVDGQEALDKIRQDRPDIVLTDLNMPKIDGLALVKSLNVSHPALPIILMTAYGSEQIAVEALQAGASSYVPKANFRENLQQALQTVISVISAEQQRELVRQFHQTTECRFILGYEPGGSQALISFIGESMTRLGFCDNSTLLRISTALAEALINATDHGNLELDSKLREGGNNDYHQLGQERMRKHPYRDRRVHVTVNLSPSDARFVIRDEGPGFDPSTLPDPTDPENLLRPSGRGVMLMRSFLDHVSYSASGNEVTLVKSRPDLAGHCS; translated from the coding sequence GTGAGCAGGGTATTGATTGTCGATGACTCCGCACTGGACCGCCAGATCGCGGGCACGTGGGTGCAGAAAGCGGGATGCATTCCGCTGTATGCTGTGGATGGTCAGGAAGCGCTCGACAAGATTCGCCAGGACCGTCCGGACATCGTGCTGACCGATCTGAATATGCCCAAAATCGACGGGCTGGCGCTGGTCAAGAGCCTCAATGTGTCTCATCCGGCGCTGCCGATCATCCTGATGACCGCGTACGGCAGTGAGCAGATTGCCGTGGAAGCGCTGCAGGCCGGCGCCTCGAGTTACGTTCCCAAGGCAAACTTCCGCGAGAACCTTCAGCAGGCTCTGCAGACCGTGATCTCGGTGATCAGCGCCGAACAGCAGCGGGAGCTCGTTCGTCAATTTCACCAGACAACTGAATGCCGCTTCATTCTCGGTTATGAACCGGGTGGCTCTCAGGCTCTGATCAGCTTTATCGGCGAGAGCATGACGCGACTCGGCTTCTGCGACAACTCGACGCTGCTCCGAATTTCGACCGCTCTGGCGGAAGCTCTCATCAACGCCACCGACCATGGCAACCTCGAACTCGACTCGAAACTGCGGGAAGGTGGGAACAACGATTACCACCAACTCGGTCAGGAACGAATGAGGAAACATCCGTATCGGGACCGGCGGGTCCACGTGACGGTCAACCTGTCTCCCTCCGATGCCCGGTTTGTCATTCGAGACGAAGGCCCCGGATTTGACCCCTCCACGCTCCCGGATCCAACAGACCCCGAGAACCTCCTCCGCCCCAGTGGACGTGGCGTAATGCTGATGAGATCCTTTCTGGATCACGTTTCCTACAGCGCGAGCGGCAATGAGGTCACTCTTGTTAAAAGCCGTCCCGACCTTGCAGGTCATTGCTCGTAG
- a CDS encoding response regulator, whose product MRVQSRVQWIAFGVTLSLVLPLLGSLVSSVFLPDSRFANLPIHSLFEACGGLLAIAIAAILTVEQSGKEDNAHYPWMAAALAGMGILDLFHAAVDVGNTFVWLHSTATFVGGSLFALVWVRRLPAINPGPRAFPFVVVASTTIFGVLSCVSHSTIPAMVVDGDFTLFARLLNIGGGIGFLIAGSFFAKRFLARNSHEDWLFAVHTVLFGAAGILFEFSALWDAAWWWWHILRMAAYLAALAFAVRAYLQAENEILEMNHQLHELNRTLDQTVEERTQELSHERFLLQKLLEHLPDAIYFKDREARFTRVSYTLAQRLGCSPEDVIGHTDADFFPTEYAAQAKADEEKLMRSEESLFGKEEHPHWPDGTSSTVLTTKIPLRDSDGNVVGSFGISHDVTTIKRAEERARTVVNAAPTPILLVDRDGLIRVANTAAETTFGYSCEEMIGQPVELLVPQHPRTEHEQKRADYWSDSSIQKMGSGQELMCRRRDGSEFPAELGLNPIMLDDEQVVLVTVFEITLLKQAEETLRRAKEAAEQANQAKSDFLANMSHEIRTPMNAIIGMSELVLDTDLNGTQRDYITIVLESAETLLAIINQILDFSKIEAGKLELESIPFDLCEEVGDTLKSLALRGHAKGLEIAWRVQPSVPRYLRGDPVRLRQVLVNLIGNAIKFTSEGEVFVDIELEEPVHAGRARLRGSVRDTGVGISPEKLDRVFAPFEQADTSTTRQYGGTGLGLAITRRVIEAFHGELWATSIPGQGSTFSFTAEFPVSEQPEDAIPLEPPDLKDVYVLVVDDNELNRRILKEMLESWGMPVTTVESGRKAIELLRDRVRNDEPIPLILSDVNMPEMDGFELVHHLRGIEGLEETRIIMLTSGGRAGDIARCEDLGIDGHMMKPVKQSELLESILEAVGRNVEAVPESETKPDHERIPPLQILVAEDGLANQLLARSLLTKWGHTVTIASNGKLALEQWRQYQFDLILMDVQMPEMDGLEATRAIREEEQKSGEHILIIAMTARAMQGDREKCLDAGMDEYVSKPVRKNELHAVLVPLFGDKDPSTDLNNTGPPAANNNVLAKSTVVNWDHVLRVVDGDEDLLQALILTCLDELPKLSAGLVESIESHNATEARRYAHTIKSAGRNFGANRLQESAQAVEHAAAEQNLEEAGRLLDSLQASIQEMSEALGSRLVPQN is encoded by the coding sequence ATGCGAGTTCAATCGCGGGTTCAGTGGATTGCCTTTGGCGTCACATTGTCGCTGGTATTGCCCCTGTTGGGCAGCCTCGTCTCTTCTGTCTTTCTTCCCGACTCCCGCTTCGCGAACCTTCCGATCCATTCTCTCTTTGAAGCCTGCGGTGGTCTGCTGGCAATTGCTATTGCCGCGATTCTCACCGTCGAACAGTCGGGAAAAGAGGACAATGCTCACTATCCCTGGATGGCCGCGGCACTGGCCGGGATGGGAATCCTGGATCTGTTCCACGCCGCTGTCGACGTCGGCAACACGTTTGTCTGGCTGCACAGCACGGCGACTTTCGTGGGCGGATCGTTGTTCGCCCTGGTCTGGGTCCGTCGGCTGCCTGCGATCAATCCGGGACCGAGAGCGTTTCCGTTCGTCGTCGTAGCCAGCACCACGATTTTCGGTGTCCTCTCATGCGTCTCCCACTCAACCATTCCCGCCATGGTCGTCGATGGAGACTTCACTCTCTTTGCCCGATTACTCAACATCGGTGGGGGCATCGGCTTCCTGATCGCGGGCAGCTTCTTTGCGAAGCGCTTCCTGGCGAGAAACAGTCACGAGGACTGGTTGTTCGCCGTACATACCGTTCTTTTCGGCGCGGCCGGCATCCTCTTCGAGTTCTCCGCTCTTTGGGATGCTGCCTGGTGGTGGTGGCACATCCTGAGAATGGCAGCCTATCTGGCCGCCCTCGCTTTCGCCGTACGAGCTTACCTCCAAGCCGAGAACGAGATCCTCGAGATGAATCATCAGCTGCACGAACTGAACCGCACGCTGGATCAGACGGTGGAAGAACGGACACAAGAACTCAGCCACGAGCGTTTCCTGTTGCAGAAGCTGTTGGAACATCTCCCCGATGCGATTTACTTCAAGGACAGAGAGGCCCGCTTTACACGCGTCAGCTACACCCTCGCCCAGCGACTCGGCTGCTCGCCTGAAGATGTGATTGGACACACGGATGCCGATTTCTTCCCGACCGAATACGCCGCTCAGGCGAAGGCCGACGAAGAGAAGCTGATGCGATCGGAAGAATCGCTCTTCGGAAAAGAAGAACATCCCCACTGGCCGGACGGCACCAGTTCGACAGTGCTCACGACAAAGATTCCCCTGCGAGACAGCGACGGGAATGTGGTGGGATCATTTGGGATCTCGCACGATGTCACCACGATCAAGCGAGCTGAAGAACGCGCCCGAACTGTGGTTAACGCCGCTCCGACTCCGATTCTGCTCGTCGATCGGGATGGGCTTATTCGCGTTGCCAACACGGCTGCGGAGACGACCTTCGGCTATTCCTGCGAGGAAATGATCGGACAACCCGTCGAACTGCTCGTGCCGCAACATCCTCGAACAGAGCATGAACAGAAGCGAGCCGACTACTGGAGCGATTCGTCGATCCAGAAGATGGGCTCCGGACAGGAGCTCATGTGCCGGCGCCGGGATGGCAGCGAGTTTCCCGCTGAACTCGGTCTGAATCCGATCATGCTTGACGACGAACAGGTCGTGCTTGTCACCGTGTTCGAGATAACGCTCCTCAAGCAGGCCGAAGAGACCTTGCGAAGAGCCAAGGAGGCGGCCGAGCAGGCCAATCAGGCGAAGAGCGATTTCCTGGCCAATATGAGTCACGAGATTCGTACTCCGATGAACGCGATCATTGGGATGTCGGAACTCGTGCTCGATACCGATCTGAATGGAACGCAGCGTGACTACATCACAATCGTGCTGGAGTCCGCTGAAACTCTGCTCGCAATCATCAATCAGATTCTCGATTTCTCTAAGATCGAAGCCGGCAAACTGGAATTGGAATCGATTCCTTTTGATCTCTGCGAAGAGGTCGGAGACACGCTGAAATCGTTAGCGCTCCGCGGACATGCGAAAGGATTGGAGATCGCCTGGCGAGTTCAACCGAGCGTACCCAGGTACCTTCGCGGTGATCCGGTACGACTCCGACAGGTCCTCGTCAATCTGATTGGCAACGCGATTAAGTTCACCTCCGAAGGAGAAGTCTTCGTCGATATTGAACTCGAAGAGCCCGTTCACGCCGGTCGGGCTCGCTTGCGCGGCTCGGTTCGCGATACCGGCGTGGGAATCTCTCCGGAAAAACTGGACAGGGTGTTTGCTCCTTTCGAACAGGCCGATACATCAACCACGCGGCAGTACGGGGGCACCGGTTTGGGCCTGGCAATCACGCGGCGTGTCATCGAGGCCTTCCATGGCGAGCTCTGGGCCACAAGCATCCCCGGGCAAGGGAGCACGTTCTCCTTTACGGCTGAGTTTCCCGTGTCCGAACAGCCGGAGGACGCCATTCCCCTGGAGCCGCCCGATCTGAAAGACGTTTATGTCCTCGTCGTCGATGACAACGAACTCAATCGGCGAATCCTGAAGGAGATGCTCGAGAGCTGGGGAATGCCCGTGACCACCGTCGAAAGCGGAAGAAAGGCCATCGAGTTGTTACGCGACCGCGTTCGGAATGACGAACCGATTCCACTGATTCTCAGCGACGTCAACATGCCCGAGATGGATGGATTCGAGCTGGTGCACCATCTTCGCGGGATCGAAGGTCTGGAGGAGACACGGATCATTATGTTGACCTCCGGAGGGCGAGCCGGCGACATCGCCCGCTGTGAGGATCTGGGAATCGACGGACACATGATGAAACCGGTGAAGCAGTCGGAGCTACTCGAATCCATTCTCGAAGCCGTCGGAAGGAACGTTGAGGCCGTTCCGGAATCGGAAACGAAGCCCGATCACGAGCGGATTCCTCCGCTGCAGATTCTTGTCGCCGAGGACGGACTCGCGAACCAGCTTCTCGCGCGCTCCCTGCTCACGAAGTGGGGACATACCGTCACGATCGCCTCGAACGGGAAACTGGCTCTCGAACAGTGGAGGCAGTATCAGTTCGACTTGATTCTCATGGATGTTCAGATGCCGGAAATGGACGGTCTTGAAGCCACGCGAGCCATTCGCGAGGAGGAGCAGAAATCCGGTGAGCACATTCTCATTATCGCGATGACGGCCCGCGCCATGCAGGGCGACCGGGAGAAGTGTCTCGACGCCGGAATGGATGAGTATGTTTCGAAGCCAGTGCGGAAGAACGAACTGCACGCCGTTCTGGTCCCGCTTTTCGGGGACAAGGATCCGTCAACCGATTTGAACAACACAGGCCCGCCCGCAGCGAACAACAATGTCCTCGCGAAGTCAACTGTCGTGAACTGGGACCATGTGCTGAGAGTTGTCGATGGCGACGAAGATCTGCTGCAGGCGTTGATCCTCACTTGCCTCGACGAGCTACCGAAACTCAGCGCGGGCCTGGTGGAATCCATTGAAAGCCACAACGCAACCGAAGCGCGACGGTACGCGCATACCATCAAATCAGCGGGAAGGAATTTCGGGGCCAACCGGTTGCAGGAATCGGCTCAAGCTGTCGAACATGCCGCCGCCGAACAGAACCTGGAAGAAGCTGGACGCCTGCTGGATTCGCTGCAGGCGTCCATACAAGAGATGTCTGAAGCCCTGGGCTCCAGACTCGTTCCACAGAATTGA
- a CDS encoding DUF1592 domain-containing protein, with protein sequence MKRFCLIVLACLLNTSVFSAEEPFEIFLEKHCVRCHGPEQVERDLRIDQLSRDFQSGIDGHLWAEVVERINSGEMPPEDEPQPSENEIATVIGQLNGLISEGRAARMAARPPVAHYRLSRKEYQNTVYDLLGVRYDPTKPGELNEDPRWHGFERIGSVLSLSPSHVERYYRAADIVLNRAFPEQPIESRTIRKTAAEIRYNGGKQQEEYLQRFGIERPLRALIFPGRELQALRPHWFGRPGPEQSGLYRVRLQASGIRPAGGQRAHLRIGQRTGEGTNEGLVEFDVLAPEDEPEVIEFEVFLEMPASLEFNVIATDIISRAKGGHHRNILGGQTYVFTHTSETRLLNPTGPKLFDEEGHAIFSFVLLDWIEWEGPLETDAERATRTNVLPPENAPKDVVAQHLRRFAERAWRRAVSDEELQPYLTAYEAEREVGESVASAYRVALLGLLTSRNFTYLVEGEAEPRERLTDWELASRLSYFLWSSMPDDPLLEAAREGSLTGGGLEAQVDRMLTDGKIDRFIEDFPRQWLQLHRLGMFPPDSQLYPDYDVWLEASMHEEVVQYFRQMFTDNRPIDQLIASDWTMANSRLCEFYGLSELQTSGFQRVSLRPEDHRGGLLTSGAILGLTSDGTRHRPVHRGVWVSEAIFGKTPPPPPANVDPIEPNPPESPKATIRQKIEAHARDANCAACHRNIDPLGLAFDQFDAIGQWRTHERVETGQGADPPVDPSGMLPDGRRFADATEFKQLLLEDRDQFLRAFVEHLCTYGLRRVLTVDDRKDIETIVAEARAKDYRLREIVRAVALSDLFQKR encoded by the coding sequence ATGAAGCGATTCTGTCTGATCGTGCTTGCGTGTCTGTTGAACACGTCGGTTTTCTCCGCTGAGGAACCGTTCGAAATCTTCCTCGAGAAGCACTGCGTTCGCTGTCATGGGCCGGAGCAGGTCGAACGTGATCTGCGGATCGATCAGCTTTCCCGGGATTTTCAATCGGGCATCGACGGGCACCTGTGGGCGGAGGTGGTGGAGCGAATCAACTCCGGAGAGATGCCGCCGGAAGATGAGCCCCAGCCTTCGGAAAATGAAATCGCCACGGTGATTGGTCAACTCAATGGACTGATCAGTGAAGGGCGGGCTGCTCGAATGGCGGCACGGCCTCCAGTCGCTCATTATCGACTCAGCCGGAAAGAGTATCAGAATACCGTCTACGATCTTCTGGGCGTTCGCTACGATCCGACAAAACCGGGCGAATTGAACGAGGATCCCCGCTGGCACGGTTTCGAACGGATCGGATCAGTTCTCTCATTGTCTCCCTCGCACGTTGAGCGGTACTACCGGGCCGCCGACATCGTGCTGAATCGTGCTTTTCCCGAGCAGCCGATCGAGAGCAGAACAATTCGCAAGACTGCGGCTGAGATTCGGTACAACGGAGGAAAGCAGCAGGAAGAGTATCTCCAGCGATTCGGCATCGAACGGCCGCTAAGAGCGCTCATCTTTCCCGGCCGCGAGCTTCAGGCCCTCCGACCCCACTGGTTCGGCCGCCCGGGCCCGGAGCAGAGTGGTCTTTATCGGGTTCGATTACAGGCCAGCGGAATCCGTCCTGCAGGTGGGCAGAGAGCACATTTGCGGATTGGACAACGGACTGGCGAAGGAACGAATGAAGGACTGGTTGAGTTTGATGTGCTGGCTCCGGAAGACGAACCGGAAGTGATTGAATTCGAGGTGTTTCTCGAGATGCCCGCCAGCCTGGAGTTCAACGTCATCGCCACGGATATCATTTCGCGGGCCAAAGGCGGGCATCACCGGAACATCCTGGGTGGGCAGACCTATGTGTTCACACATACCAGCGAAACTCGACTGCTGAATCCAACCGGGCCGAAGCTCTTCGATGAGGAGGGGCACGCAATCTTTTCCTTCGTCCTGCTCGACTGGATCGAATGGGAAGGTCCACTCGAAACAGACGCCGAACGCGCAACCAGGACCAATGTCCTGCCTCCCGAGAATGCTCCGAAGGATGTCGTCGCTCAGCATCTGCGGCGGTTTGCCGAGCGGGCCTGGCGACGTGCGGTTTCCGATGAAGAACTTCAGCCGTATCTGACAGCCTATGAAGCAGAACGCGAGGTCGGAGAAAGTGTCGCTTCGGCATATCGCGTCGCCCTCCTGGGACTGTTGACATCGCGCAACTTCACTTATCTTGTCGAAGGTGAAGCAGAGCCACGTGAACGGCTCACCGATTGGGAACTGGCTTCACGACTCTCGTATTTTCTCTGGAGCTCGATGCCGGATGATCCGCTGTTGGAAGCGGCTCGCGAAGGAAGCTTGACCGGTGGTGGTCTCGAAGCTCAGGTCGACCGCATGCTGACCGACGGCAAGATCGATCGCTTCATCGAAGACTTTCCGCGTCAGTGGCTCCAACTGCATCGGCTCGGCATGTTCCCCCCGGACAGTCAGCTTTATCCGGACTACGATGTCTGGCTGGAAGCCAGCATGCACGAGGAGGTCGTCCAGTATTTCCGTCAGATGTTCACGGACAATCGGCCGATCGATCAGTTGATCGCCTCTGACTGGACAATGGCCAATTCGCGGCTCTGCGAATTCTATGGTCTGTCGGAACTTCAGACTTCCGGGTTTCAGCGAGTCTCTCTGCGTCCTGAAGACCACCGTGGTGGACTGCTCACTTCCGGCGCGATTCTGGGACTGACGTCTGACGGCACGCGACATCGGCCGGTTCATCGAGGCGTCTGGGTGAGTGAGGCCATTTTCGGAAAGACGCCGCCGCCTCCGCCGGCCAATGTAGATCCGATCGAGCCTAATCCGCCCGAAAGCCCCAAGGCGACCATTCGACAGAAGATTGAAGCCCACGCTCGGGATGCCAATTGTGCCGCCTGTCATCGCAACATCGATCCGCTGGGGTTGGCGTTCGATCAGTTCGATGCCATCGGACAATGGCGAACGCATGAACGCGTTGAAACTGGACAGGGAGCGGATCCTCCGGTCGACCCGAGCGGCATGCTGCCAGATGGACGCAGGTTTGCGGACGCTACAGAGTTTAAGCAACTGTTGCTCGAAGACCGCGATCAGTTTCTGCGTGCCTTTGTCGAACATCTCTGTACCTACGGACTACGTCGCGTGCTCACGGTCGATGACCGGAAAGACATCGAGACAATTGTCGCTGAAGCCAGAGCGAAGGATTATCGGCTGAGGGAGATTGTTCGTGCCGTCGCCCTCTCTGACCTGTTCCAGAAACGCTGA
- a CDS encoding DUF1552 domain-containing protein translates to MKHSWLIDRRHVLRGLGSFVALPLLNCMQPLGAAETEAPRRSAFIYLPNGVNTLDYQILSAGEDYEFSRSLKPLEKHRGVITPISGLHHPGGLGHHHNCQKIWLTGGHLGPTDRNSISIDQRMAEVTSPHTRFHSLEISNKGESLAWTADGIRLPGMSRCSEIFAYLFEEPKDGTAAQRRALRRKGSVLDANLEEVRSLERRMGAEDKGRMNQYLTAVRETEVRTRRADAWLDVPRPEIAEADRRRGDRDVPQTQAGEYFRTVYDLIVLAFQTDATRVVTFSSGLEGQGLAIPELGISQSRHELSHHNGDPGHMEKLTQSDTFNIEQFSYFLSRLAETPDVTGRPMLETTMSLFGSGMAYGHSHGNANLPLVLAGGSGCGFRHGRHIDLNQGHFEGYQLEQPGQHYRLCSRPANENAHMSNLLLTMAQKMGVETERFADSNSELDLG, encoded by the coding sequence ATGAAACATTCGTGGTTGATTGATCGCCGTCATGTTTTGCGGGGGCTCGGCAGTTTTGTCGCGCTGCCATTGCTGAACTGTATGCAACCGCTGGGAGCGGCGGAAACGGAGGCTCCGCGTCGCAGCGCGTTCATCTATCTGCCTAACGGCGTCAACACGCTCGACTATCAGATTCTCTCGGCCGGCGAGGACTACGAGTTCTCCCGTTCGCTCAAGCCGCTGGAGAAGCATCGCGGTGTGATCACGCCCATCAGCGGCCTGCATCACCCGGGGGGGCTGGGGCATCACCACAATTGTCAGAAGATCTGGCTGACCGGAGGTCATCTCGGGCCGACCGATCGGAACAGCATCTCGATCGATCAGAGGATGGCCGAAGTCACTTCGCCACATACGCGATTCCATTCGTTGGAGATCTCAAACAAAGGAGAGTCGCTCGCGTGGACGGCCGATGGGATCCGTCTTCCCGGTATGAGCCGCTGCAGTGAGATTTTCGCCTACCTGTTCGAAGAGCCGAAAGACGGGACCGCTGCTCAGCGACGGGCCCTGCGTCGTAAGGGGAGCGTCCTCGATGCGAACCTGGAAGAAGTTCGATCGCTTGAGAGACGGATGGGAGCGGAAGACAAAGGACGCATGAATCAGTATCTGACTGCGGTGCGCGAAACCGAAGTCCGGACGCGGCGGGCGGATGCCTGGCTCGACGTTCCCCGTCCGGAGATTGCGGAAGCCGATCGACGGCGTGGCGATCGCGACGTGCCGCAGACTCAGGCCGGGGAGTACTTCCGGACCGTTTACGACCTGATTGTCCTGGCGTTTCAAACTGACGCGACTCGTGTTGTCACCTTCAGCAGCGGACTGGAAGGGCAGGGACTGGCAATCCCGGAGCTCGGGATTTCGCAATCCCGGCATGAACTGAGTCACCATAACGGCGACCCAGGACACATGGAGAAGCTGACCCAGAGTGACACGTTCAACATCGAACAGTTCAGCTACTTTCTGTCACGACTGGCCGAGACGCCGGACGTCACGGGACGACCGATGCTCGAGACCACAATGTCGTTGTTTGGCAGCGGAATGGCCTACGGACACAGTCATGGAAACGCGAACCTGCCGCTTGTGCTGGCGGGTGGATCAGGGTGCGGCTTCCGACATGGACGTCATATCGATTTGAACCAGGGGCATTTCGAAGGCTATCAGCTGGAACAGCCCGGGCAGCACTACCGCCTCTGCAGTCGTCCGGCCAACGAGAACGCTCATATGAGCAATCTTCTGCTGACGATGGCTCAGAAGATGGGCGTCGAAACCGAACGCTTCGCAGACAGTAACAGTGAACTGGACCTCGGATGA